A stretch of Miscanthus floridulus cultivar M001 chromosome 13, ASM1932011v1, whole genome shotgun sequence DNA encodes these proteins:
- the LOC136501270 gene encoding uncharacterized protein, giving the protein MKTSLFLVPLFIALLSATGPSLPSADALNVKGRLVKTKTFLSPPIFLRPGDVADKYYFDIAFPRGHLALKSFNGEVVDEHGVPVPLHETYLHHWVVEPYYAAKDATAASAEGRPRMIPARNSGVCNHTLGQYYGLGSETRRTATWVPDPYGIEIGDPSAPPEGYEERWLLNVHAIDTRGAVDKLACTECRCDLYNVTVDQHGRGIPGDYAGGLRCCYDETRCAVEEGAGFVNGEARKVFLRYTVMWQDWSDAAVLPVKIYIFDVAACKVEYQVEECAGDGECVHVQTATQVLPRGGDVVFGVAHQHSGGISASLHGDDGRLLCESTATYGNGREAGNEAGYIVGMSTCYPRPGDVKVRDGEALTVVSRYSSERRHTGVMGLFYILVAEQQPGLCFSFPVSWCLPSWLSSNL; this is encoded by the exons ATGAAGACCTCCCTCTTCCTCGTGCCGCTGTTCATCGCACTCCTCTCTGCAACCGGCCCGTCTCTCCCATCAGCGGACGCGCTGAACGTGAAAGGCCGCCTGGTGAAGACCAAGACCTTCCTGTCGCCGCCAATCTTCCTGCGCCCCGGCGACGTCGCCGACAAGTACTACTTCGACATCGCCTTCCCGAGAGGCCACCTGGCCCTCAAGAGCTTCAACggcgaggtcgtcgacgagcacggcGTCCCCGTGCCGCTCCACGAGACCTACCTCCACCACTGGGTCGTGGAGCCCTACTATGCGGCCAAGGACGCCacggcggcgtcggcggagggCCGCCCGCGGATGATCCCGGCGCGGAACTCTGGCGTGTGCAACCACACGCTGGGGCAGTACTACGGTCTCGGGTCCGAGACCCGGCGCACCGCCACGTGGGTGCCTGACCCGTACGGCATCGAGATCGGCGACCCGTCCGCGCCGCCGGAAGGGTACGAGGAGCGGTGGCTGCTCAACGTGCACGCCATCGACACGCGCGGCGCGGTCGACAAGCTGGCGTGCACCGAGTGCCGCTGCGACCTGTACAACGTGACCGTGGACCAGCACGGCCGCGGCATCCCCGGGGACTACGCCGGCGGCCTGCGCTGCTGCTACGACGAGACGCGGTGCGCGGTGGAGGAGGGAGCAGGGTTCGTCAACGGCGAGGCCAGGAAGGTGTTCCTGCGCTACACCGTGATGTGGCAGGACTGGAGCGACGCGGCGGTGCTGCCCGTCAAGATCTACATCTTCGACGTGGCCGCATGCAAGGTGGAGTACCAGGTGGAGGAGTGCGCCGGCGACGGCGAGTGCGTCCACGTGCAGACGGCCACGCAGGTGCTGCCGCGGGGAGGCGACGTCGTGTTCGGCGTGGCGCACCAGCACTCGGGCGGCATCAGCGCGTCCCTTCACGGCGACGACGGGCGCCTGCTGTGCGAGTCGACCGCGACCTACGGCAACGGGCGGGAGGCCGGGAACGAGGCGGGGTACATCGTGGGCATGTCCACGTGCTACCCGAGGCCGGGCGACGTGAAGGTGCGCGACGGCGAGGCTCTCACCGTGGTGTCCAGGTACAGCAGCGAGCGGCGGCACACGGGCGTAATGGGCCTCTTCTACATCCTCGTCGCCGAGCAGCAGCCGGGCCTGTGCTTCAGCTTCCCGGTGTCAT GGTGTCTACCGTCATGGCTGTCGAGCAACCTGTGA